From the genome of Leptolyngbya sp. FACHB-261, one region includes:
- a CDS encoding ABC transporter ATP-binding protein, with the protein MLEVRDIHTYYGNIHALKGASLKVEQGEVVTLIGSNGAGKTTFLRTVQGLLRPREGSILFEGRPLEAMPTKDIVRLGISQSPEGRLIFPRMTVLENLEMGAFSRRDGVGVRSDLERILTLFPRLKERINQKGGTLSGGEQQMLAIGRAMMSRPRLLMLDEPSMGLAPLLVAQIFSIVKDINEQGTTILLVEQNARMALTVANRAYVLQTGQVVLTGTARDLQTNEMVRKAYLGES; encoded by the coding sequence ATGCTAGAGGTCAGGGACATCCACACCTATTACGGCAATATCCACGCGCTCAAAGGGGCTTCGCTGAAGGTTGAGCAGGGAGAGGTCGTGACGCTGATTGGCAGTAATGGCGCCGGAAAAACGACTTTTTTGCGCACGGTTCAGGGCTTATTGCGACCGCGCGAGGGCAGTATTTTGTTTGAGGGACGGCCCTTAGAGGCAATGCCCACCAAGGATATTGTTCGCCTTGGCATTTCTCAAAGCCCAGAAGGTCGCCTGATTTTCCCACGGATGACCGTGCTGGAAAACCTGGAGATGGGCGCGTTCTCCCGTCGCGACGGCGTCGGCGTCAGAAGCGATCTGGAGCGCATCTTAACCCTGTTTCCTCGGCTCAAAGAGCGGATTAATCAAAAAGGCGGCACCTTGTCTGGTGGCGAACAGCAGATGCTGGCCATTGGCCGGGCGATGATGTCGCGGCCTCGCCTGCTGATGCTAGACGAGCCCAGTATGGGCTTGGCACCCTTACTGGTTGCTCAAATTTTCTCGATCGTTAAAGACATTAATGAGCAGGGAACGACGATCTTGCTGGTTGAGCAGAATGCTCGTATGGCCTTAACTGTGGCTAACCGCGCTTATGTTTTGCAAACGGGTCAGGTTGTACTAACCGGTACTGCCCGAGACCTGCAAACGAATGAGATGGTTCGCAAGGCTTATTTGGGTGAGAGTTAA
- a CDS encoding amino acid ABC transporter substrate-binding protein, whose translation MRSTLLAWVTGIGLVLLLNSLIVACSTESTTPTGSPQAGGTPGPARSTLLSTIQGRGQLICGVNDQLPGFGNVDAAGKYTGFDVDFCRAVSAAVFGEPDKVEFVPVKSANRQTAIQSGEVDMMSRNTTWTLTRDFEWGAIFAPTTYHDGQGFMVKTARNIDSIEKMDGASICVLSGTTTELNLADAFRARNLKFTPVVFDNDDATYAAYDQGRCDVVTSDQSSLISRKSTLKAPNESAILDQVISKEPLGPLVSQSDPVWADIVRWTIDSLIYAEERGITSQNVSTFASTQDPDIKRFLGGEGNLGQLMGLAPDWTAKVIASVGNYGEIFDRHLKPLGVERGLNDLYTKGGLMYSIPFR comes from the coding sequence ATGCGCTCCACGCTGCTAGCGTGGGTTACAGGTATCGGCCTTGTTTTACTGCTGAATTCATTAATAGTTGCTTGTAGCACAGAATCAACAACCCCAACTGGATCACCCCAGGCAGGTGGAACACCTGGCCCAGCACGAAGCACATTGCTATCTACGATCCAGGGCCGGGGACAACTCATTTGCGGAGTCAATGATCAATTGCCAGGCTTTGGCAACGTTGATGCAGCTGGTAAGTACACTGGCTTCGACGTTGACTTTTGCAGAGCAGTTTCGGCGGCTGTCTTTGGTGAGCCAGATAAAGTTGAATTTGTGCCGGTAAAATCTGCTAACCGTCAGACTGCAATCCAGTCAGGCGAAGTGGATATGATGAGCCGAAATACAACCTGGACTCTGACGCGGGATTTTGAGTGGGGCGCCATTTTCGCACCCACGACTTACCACGATGGTCAGGGCTTCATGGTGAAGACGGCCCGAAACATTGACAGCATTGAAAAGATGGATGGGGCGAGCATTTGTGTCCTATCTGGAACCACCACTGAATTGAACTTGGCGGATGCCTTTCGGGCCAGAAACTTGAAGTTTACACCCGTGGTATTCGACAACGATGATGCTACCTACGCAGCCTACGACCAAGGACGCTGTGATGTAGTCACTAGTGACCAAAGCAGCCTGATTTCGCGTAAGAGCACGCTGAAAGCACCAAACGAGAGCGCGATTCTCGACCAGGTGATCTCTAAGGAGCCTCTGGGGCCTCTAGTTTCTCAATCTGACCCTGTTTGGGCCGACATTGTTCGTTGGACCATTGACTCTCTAATCTATGCCGAAGAGAGGGGCATTACCAGCCAGAACGTCAGCACCTTTGCTAGCACCCAAGATCCTGACATTAAGCGTTTCTTGGGAGGAGAGGGCAACCTGGGTCAATTGATGGGTTTGGCTCCAGATTGGACGGCTAAAGTAATCGCTAGTGTGGGCAATTATGGCGAGATTTTCGACCGTCACCTTAAGCCACTAGGTGTAGAGCGGGGCTTAAATGACTTGTACACCAAAGGCGGGTTGATGTACTCCATTCCTTTTCGCTAA
- a CDS encoding branched-chain amino acid ABC transporter permease: MKRWQRILLYLAVAYVVLLLGPIAGFDLPRIVGAIAQSPEVLIQQLLVGLINGAIIAIIALGYTLVYGIIELINFAHGDLYMLGAFASLTVINLFGLEDGASLATAIVPMLLALVIAGLFCGGLNLLTERYAYRPLRNSSRLAPLISAIGVSFIFQNLGLFWGGLKSFIPGMGNNAAAPKTFPDLLPRTDLLQALGIQTSVAFTVKDLVVLVVAAVLMVGLHLFVQYTRPGKAMRATAQNPMAARIMGINVDQIIALTFVLGGILAGSAGLLVALYNNTVVFTMGFTAGLRAFTAAVLGGIGNIIGAMLGGVLIGVLSALSDQYLSSRWTNAWVFAVLVIILAFRPGGLLGENVQEKV, encoded by the coding sequence ATGAAGCGTTGGCAGAGAATTCTTCTGTATCTTGCGGTAGCCTATGTCGTCCTCTTGTTAGGACCGATTGCGGGCTTTGATCTCCCCCGAATTGTTGGTGCCATTGCTCAAAGCCCTGAGGTTTTAATTCAGCAGTTACTAGTGGGTCTGATCAACGGGGCGATTATCGCCATCATTGCCTTGGGCTATACCCTGGTCTACGGCATTATCGAGCTGATCAATTTCGCCCACGGCGACCTCTACATGTTGGGAGCCTTTGCTTCCCTCACGGTGATTAATTTGTTTGGGCTTGAGGATGGGGCCTCTTTGGCAACAGCCATCGTGCCAATGTTGTTGGCTTTGGTGATTGCAGGCCTCTTCTGTGGAGGTTTGAACCTGCTGACTGAGCGCTACGCTTATCGTCCCCTGCGCAATTCTTCGCGTTTGGCTCCCTTGATTTCCGCCATTGGGGTTTCGTTCATTTTTCAAAACCTGGGTCTGTTTTGGGGAGGCTTAAAGTCGTTCATTCCAGGCATGGGCAATAATGCTGCGGCTCCCAAAACTTTTCCAGACTTACTGCCCCGCACGGACCTGCTGCAAGCCCTAGGGATTCAGACCAGTGTGGCCTTTACGGTCAAGGATCTCGTGGTGCTAGTCGTTGCTGCGGTCTTGATGGTGGGATTGCACTTGTTTGTGCAGTACACGCGCCCTGGTAAGGCCATGCGAGCGACGGCGCAGAATCCAATGGCAGCTCGGATCATGGGCATCAATGTCGATCAAATTATTGCCCTGACCTTTGTGCTGGGTGGCATCCTAGCGGGTTCTGCTGGGCTGCTAGTGGCGCTCTATAACAACACCGTTGTCTTTACAATGGGATTCACCGCTGGCCTGCGAGCGTTTACCGCAGCGGTATTGGGCGGCATCGGTAACATTATTGGGGCCATGCTGGGCGGGGTTTTGATTGGCGTTCTGTCGGCCCTCAGCGATCAGTATCTCTCCAGTCGTTGGACTAACGCCTGGGTGTTTGCTGTTTTGGTGATCATTTTGGCCTTTCGACCCGGTGGCCTACTCGGTGAAAACGTTCAGGAAAAGGTGTAG
- a CDS encoding amino acid ABC transporter permease, with product MTTGSYLPDSEDLLRPPTKRVTPQAWLHENLFNSWFNTALTLISAALLIAVISGFLSWAFGAARWAVIPANLKIFMTGTYPGEQLFRVWLVLGIALALMGLSAGVWQGLLLKYTYAVAIFCGILTLLPLGQARLYLGVIVVAMIAGIALGWRRSNWQRWVLLAWLLSLPVMAILLLGGGITGMRLVSTRQWSGLLLTFVLTIWSLILGFPLGVLLALGRSNATLPVVRLVCTFTIELIRGIPLTVILFAASLLLPFFLAGARIDLVFRATVGLTLFTAVYMAEDIRGGLQSIPSGQAEAARALGLNPAQITFLVVLPQALRTSIPSLVGSFLTMFKDTSLVFIIGLIDLLGAGRAAFAQPEWLGTQAECLIFVGVIYAIFCFAISYASQQLEKSLGLGDR from the coding sequence ATGACGACTGGTTCTTATCTGCCTGATTCTGAAGACTTGCTCAGGCCACCTACTAAGCGGGTGACGCCGCAAGCCTGGCTACACGAAAATCTGTTTAATTCCTGGTTCAATACTGCATTGACCCTAATCTCAGCAGCCCTGCTGATTGCTGTGATTAGTGGTTTTTTAAGCTGGGCGTTTGGGGCTGCTAGGTGGGCAGTAATCCCGGCCAACCTCAAGATCTTTATGACCGGCACCTATCCCGGTGAGCAACTGTTTCGGGTCTGGCTGGTTCTGGGCATTGCTTTAGCACTGATGGGATTGAGTGCAGGTGTGTGGCAGGGATTGCTGCTGAAATACACCTACGCTGTAGCGATTTTTTGTGGCATTTTGACTTTGCTGCCCTTGGGACAGGCACGACTCTACCTAGGCGTCATCGTAGTTGCGATGATTGCGGGGATTGCCCTAGGCTGGCGGCGGAGCAACTGGCAGCGCTGGGTTCTGTTGGCCTGGCTGTTGAGTTTGCCGGTAATGGCAATTCTGCTATTGGGCGGCGGCATCACGGGCATGCGCTTAGTGAGCACCCGTCAATGGTCGGGGCTCCTGCTCACCTTTGTGCTGACGATCTGGTCCTTAATCCTAGGATTTCCCTTGGGCGTGTTGCTGGCCTTGGGGCGTTCCAACGCTACCCTGCCGGTAGTAAGGCTGGTCTGCACTTTCACGATCGAGCTGATCCGGGGCATTCCGCTAACCGTGATTTTGTTTGCAGCTAGCTTACTGCTGCCCTTTTTCCTGGCAGGCGCCAGAATTGACCTAGTCTTCCGAGCAACCGTAGGCTTGACTTTGTTTACCGCTGTCTACATGGCTGAGGACATTCGCGGCGGTTTGCAATCAATTCCCTCCGGTCAGGCAGAAGCAGCCCGAGCTTTAGGGCTGAACCCGGCCCAGATCACCTTTTTGGTAGTCTTGCCTCAGGCCTTGCGCACTTCAATCCCATCGCTGGTCGGTTCATTTTTGACCATGTTCAAAGACACCTCATTGGTGTTCATTATTGGTCTAATCGACTTGCTGGGTGCGGGAAGAGCCGCCTTCGCACAACCCGAGTGGCTGGGCACACAGGCGGAATGCCTAATTTTTGTTGGTGTGATTTACGCCATCTTCTGCTTTGCTATTTCCTATGCAAGCCAACAGTTAGAAAAATCCTTGGGTTTGGGGGACCGTTAA
- a CDS encoding RidA family protein translates to MLEYITLPEGTLPPVAPYAHAVRAGDFLYITGQLAEDPATGEIKRGPIPEQVKQVMDNLKLVLDHTQAGFDKVVMARVFITDFRDYPVVNEIYASYFPAGRLPCRTTVGVIGLAGLGDVEIDLVVYCGG, encoded by the coding sequence ATGCTGGAATACATTACTCTGCCAGAGGGCACGCTACCGCCAGTTGCCCCCTATGCGCATGCGGTTAGAGCGGGAGATTTTCTCTACATCACAGGTCAACTTGCAGAAGATCCAGCCACAGGCGAAATCAAACGCGGTCCGATTCCTGAGCAAGTCAAGCAGGTGATGGACAATCTGAAGCTGGTTCTGGACCACACTCAGGCAGGCTTTGACAAGGTAGTGATGGCGCGGGTTTTCATCACCGACTTCAGGGACTACCCGGTGGTCAACGAGATCTATGCCTCCTACTTTCCAGCAGGACGCTTGCCCTGTCGGACCACGGTGGGCGTGATTGGTCTCGCTGGCTTAGGCGACGTCGAGATTGACCTCGTCGTCTATTGTGGCGGTTGA
- a CDS encoding amino acid ABC transporter ATP-binding protein: MIECEDVHKWYGDFHVLKGISLRVQRGEVLVLCGPSGSGKSTFIRTINRLEEHQRGRILVDGIELTTDLRNIDAIRREVGMVFQQFNLFPHLTVLQNVTLGPTWVKKVKRSEADERGMELLRRVGIAEQAKKFPGQLSGGQQQRVAIARALAMNPTVMLFDEPTSALDPEMIKEVLDVMQELAETGMTMVCVTHEMGFARSVADKVVFFDRGTIVEQNTPEDFFNNPQEERTKLFLSQILSH; encoded by the coding sequence ATTATTGAGTGTGAAGACGTCCACAAGTGGTACGGCGATTTTCACGTTCTTAAGGGCATTAGTCTGCGAGTTCAGCGCGGCGAAGTTTTGGTGCTGTGTGGTCCTTCCGGGTCAGGTAAATCCACCTTTATCCGTACGATTAATCGCCTAGAGGAACATCAACGGGGACGCATTCTTGTTGATGGCATTGAACTGACCACAGATTTGCGCAACATTGATGCCATTCGTCGCGAAGTCGGAATGGTGTTTCAACAGTTTAATCTGTTCCCTCACCTGACCGTTTTACAGAATGTCACCCTCGGTCCAACCTGGGTGAAAAAGGTGAAGCGCAGCGAGGCGGACGAGCGGGGAATGGAGTTGCTACGCCGGGTGGGTATTGCTGAGCAGGCCAAGAAGTTTCCCGGCCAGCTTTCAGGGGGTCAGCAGCAACGGGTTGCTATCGCTCGCGCTTTGGCCATGAACCCAACCGTGATGTTATTTGATGAACCGACCTCTGCACTGGACCCCGAAATGATCAAAGAGGTTCTGGATGTGATGCAGGAATTGGCCGAAACGGGCATGACGATGGTCTGTGTGACTCACGAAATGGGGTTTGCCCGCAGCGTTGCCGACAAAGTTGTATTTTTCGACCGGGGCACAATTGTGGAACAAAATACGCCCGAAGATTTCTTTAATAATCCCCAAGAGGAACGGACTAAGCTATTCCTATCGCAAATCCTGAGCCATTAG
- a CDS encoding ABC transporter ATP-binding protein translates to MALLEAQKLTMRFGGLVAVNQVDFAIEPGMIASLIGPNGAGKTTFFNMITGIYTPTSGHLVFDGREITGSPPHRLTTLGIARTFQNIRLFSNMSVLENVLVGRHSRLKTGLLGTVFRPPSVASEEKNAERKALHLLDFVGLGSNKAQERAKNLAYGEQRLLEIARALASEPKLLLLDEPTAGMNPNETAGLTRFIHRIRDELQLTVLLIEHDMKVVMGISDRVSVMEYGSKIAEGSPTAVRADPRVIEAYLGKEEETA, encoded by the coding sequence ATGGCTCTGTTAGAAGCTCAAAAACTCACTATGCGCTTTGGTGGTCTGGTTGCGGTTAACCAGGTAGATTTTGCAATTGAGCCCGGTATGATTGCTAGCCTCATTGGCCCCAATGGCGCCGGCAAAACCACGTTTTTCAACATGATTACCGGCATCTACACGCCGACTTCCGGCCACCTGGTCTTCGATGGCAGGGAGATTACCGGGTCGCCTCCGCACCGACTCACAACTCTGGGCATTGCCCGAACCTTTCAGAACATTCGGCTGTTCAGCAACATGAGCGTACTGGAAAATGTATTGGTGGGCCGCCACAGCCGTCTCAAAACGGGGTTGCTGGGCACTGTGTTTCGGCCGCCTTCAGTAGCTAGTGAAGAAAAGAATGCTGAGCGCAAAGCGTTACATCTCCTAGACTTCGTGGGCTTAGGCAGCAACAAAGCGCAAGAACGGGCCAAGAATCTGGCCTATGGCGAACAGCGACTTCTAGAAATTGCCCGAGCCTTGGCCTCAGAACCAAAACTCTTGTTGCTGGATGAGCCAACCGCAGGCATGAACCCGAATGAAACAGCGGGGCTGACTCGCTTCATCCATCGCATCCGGGACGAACTCCAACTTACGGTTCTGCTCATTGAGCACGATATGAAAGTTGTGATGGGCATTTCTGATCGCGTCAGTGTCATGGAGTACGGCTCCAAAATTGCCGAGGGTTCTCCCACAGCAGTCCGAGCCGATCCACGCGTGATCGAAGCCTATTTGGGCAAAGAGGAAGAGACAGCATAA
- a CDS encoding branched-chain amino acid ABC transporter substrate-binding protein: MLKKLQNSRTFVTGMPRVGLSRLALALWVASLCASCASSGSSPNAGASPAAGTTASGSTDSSTLKIVSSLPMTGSSLGQTQTIINGIKQALDETNSAACDGKIKLEYEPLDDATAAAGKWDPAQETANANQAAADPNIVAYIGTYNSGAAKLAIPILNQADVVMVSPANTYPGLTKPGKGEPNEPNIYYPKNTRNFARVVPADDLQGVAAANWAKSLGAKRVYILDDQELYGKGIADIFDQTAKKIGLEVLGHEGIDAKAADYKALMTKIKALNPDLIYFGGITQNNAGQLIKDARNVGMTNDKVKIMGPDGTFEQALIDAAGKDAEGYYATFGGVPGKELTGAGKTWYENYKTKYNAEPEAYASYGYEAAKVVVNGINQVCKNDRAAIRDAVMGTKDFKGLLGTWSFDANGDTSLGTMSGNVVKDGKFQFVSVIKAQ; encoded by the coding sequence ATGCTTAAGAAATTACAGAATTCTCGTACCTTCGTGACAGGAATGCCACGGGTAGGTCTAAGCCGATTGGCTTTGGCATTGTGGGTAGCGTCGCTATGCGCGAGCTGTGCCAGTTCTGGGTCTAGCCCCAATGCCGGTGCAAGTCCGGCTGCAGGTACTACTGCCTCGGGTAGCACAGACAGCAGCACCCTTAAGATCGTTTCTAGTTTGCCAATGACAGGCAGTTCTTTAGGCCAAACTCAAACGATCATTAATGGCATTAAACAAGCGTTAGACGAAACCAATTCAGCTGCTTGTGATGGCAAGATCAAGCTCGAATACGAACCTTTAGACGACGCAACGGCTGCTGCAGGTAAATGGGATCCAGCCCAAGAAACAGCCAACGCTAACCAAGCCGCTGCCGATCCTAATATCGTTGCTTACATTGGCACCTATAATTCCGGGGCTGCTAAGCTGGCGATTCCCATTTTGAACCAGGCTGACGTGGTAATGGTTAGCCCTGCTAACACCTATCCAGGTCTCACAAAACCGGGCAAAGGTGAGCCGAATGAGCCCAATATCTATTATCCCAAGAACACACGCAACTTCGCTCGCGTTGTGCCTGCCGATGACCTTCAAGGGGTCGCTGCCGCCAACTGGGCTAAATCTTTAGGCGCTAAGAGGGTTTACATCCTGGATGATCAGGAGCTTTACGGCAAAGGCATTGCTGACATTTTTGACCAGACGGCTAAGAAGATTGGTCTAGAGGTGTTGGGACATGAAGGTATCGATGCCAAAGCTGCCGATTACAAAGCGCTAATGACTAAGATCAAAGCGCTCAATCCTGACTTGATCTACTTTGGCGGCATTACTCAAAACAACGCTGGGCAACTGATCAAAGACGCTCGCAACGTTGGCATGACTAACGATAAGGTCAAAATCATGGGGCCGGATGGCACCTTTGAGCAAGCACTGATTGATGCTGCTGGCAAAGATGCTGAGGGCTACTATGCAACCTTTGGTGGAGTTCCAGGCAAGGAACTAACCGGTGCCGGTAAGACTTGGTACGAAAACTACAAGACAAAATACAACGCTGAACCAGAAGCTTACGCTTCTTACGGTTACGAAGCCGCTAAAGTAGTCGTGAACGGGATCAACCAAGTCTGTAAGAATGATCGCGCAGCAATTCGCGATGCGGTCATGGGCACCAAAGACTTTAAGGGCCTACTGGGCACTTGGAGCTTTGACGCGAATGGTGACACTAGCCTCGGCACTATGTCTGGCAACGTGGTTAAGGATGGCAAATTCCAGTTTGTCAGTGTCATTAAAGCCCAATAA
- a CDS encoding branched-chain amino acid ABC transporter permease — protein sequence MAERALKVLRLSIALGLIAALTVLVFGGWSSSVIGWLLGAGAGLMACQRQSIPSPKVGARLGLEAGLVLGGWILLALVLQGLVLRPAAGQPALALPQLLQYALLAPVITTVAATVTGAVQGLKQYRQIATWILLALILLIFPWIDQIARTNWIATVIQIQIFVMLALGLNIVVGYAGLLDLGYAAFFAIGAYTTGFLSSPQINLQWNFWIVIWIAAAVAALAGVILGAPTLRLRGDYLAIVTLGFGEIVPVLFRNLTDIQIYEPISKILGSILGRPEMAICLVGCDKPFNLTGGEAGINPIGRPYLPIVGTFQSSNYLPWYYLILLLVVFAVFMIGRLRNSRLGRAWTAIREDELAASAMGINLVKTKLLAFAMGATFSGFAGSFYAAYISAIFPSVFDFSVSVIILCMVILGGLGNMTGVILGGIIIMGADRLYLPQLALVLKGVLSTSVLPNVANPALKDFLATSVDPIQMRLLLFGLTLVVMMIVRPEGLVPDAMRQAELHSPEPDSVPVVEDPAVEARS from the coding sequence ATGGCAGAGCGGGCGCTGAAGGTCCTCCGGTTGAGTATCGCCTTAGGGTTGATCGCGGCTCTAACGGTGCTGGTGTTTGGGGGTTGGAGTAGCTCAGTCATTGGCTGGCTCTTGGGCGCAGGGGCAGGTCTTATGGCTTGTCAGCGGCAAAGCATTCCTTCGCCCAAAGTCGGAGCCAGGTTAGGGCTAGAGGCAGGGCTGGTTCTGGGCGGTTGGATTTTGCTGGCTCTCGTGCTGCAGGGGCTAGTGTTGCGTCCGGCGGCAGGGCAACCGGCATTGGCGCTGCCGCAACTCCTGCAATATGCCCTTCTCGCACCAGTGATTACAACGGTGGCAGCAACAGTCACGGGGGCAGTACAGGGGTTAAAGCAGTACCGGCAAATTGCAACTTGGATTCTACTGGCCCTGATCTTGCTGATCTTTCCCTGGATCGACCAGATTGCCCGAACCAACTGGATTGCCACGGTGATTCAGATTCAGATTTTCGTGATGCTGGCTCTGGGCTTAAACATTGTCGTGGGCTACGCAGGACTGCTGGACTTGGGCTATGCGGCCTTCTTTGCAATTGGCGCTTATACCACTGGCTTTTTGTCCTCGCCGCAAATTAATTTGCAGTGGAATTTCTGGATTGTGATCTGGATTGCCGCTGCCGTTGCTGCCTTGGCAGGGGTCATTTTAGGCGCACCGACGCTGCGCTTGCGAGGCGACTACTTAGCAATTGTGACCCTGGGGTTCGGCGAAATTGTGCCGGTTCTGTTTCGCAATTTGACTGATATCCAAATCTACGAACCGATCTCTAAAATTCTGGGCAGCATTCTGGGCCGTCCAGAAATGGCTATTTGTCTAGTTGGCTGCGATAAACCGTTCAATTTGACAGGAGGCGAAGCCGGTATTAATCCGATTGGACGGCCCTATCTACCAATCGTGGGCACGTTCCAATCCAGCAATTATCTGCCCTGGTACTACTTGATTTTGCTGCTGGTAGTGTTTGCTGTTTTCATGATCGGCCGTCTACGCAATAGCCGTTTAGGCCGGGCCTGGACAGCAATTCGAGAAGATGAATTAGCGGCCAGCGCTATGGGCATTAATTTGGTGAAAACTAAGCTTCTCGCTTTTGCGATGGGAGCAACTTTTTCCGGCTTTGCTGGTTCTTTTTACGCAGCCTACATCAGCGCTATTTTCCCCAGTGTCTTTGACTTTTCCGTCTCAGTGATCATTCTATGCATGGTGATTTTGGGGGGATTGGGCAACATGACTGGTGTCATTCTGGGCGGCATTATCATCATGGGTGCTGACCGTCTTTACTTGCCGCAGTTAGCCTTGGTACTCAAAGGCGTTCTCAGCACGTCGGTACTGCCTAATGTTGCTAACCCAGCGCTGAAAGACTTTTTGGCAACCAGCGTTGACCCCATTCAGATGCGTCTGCTTCTATTCGGTTTAACGCTGGTGGTTATGATGATTGTGCGTCCCGAAGGGCTAGTGCCCGATGCCATGCGCCAGGCCGAATTGCATTCGCCGGAACCCGACTCGGTTCCAGTGGTAGAAGACCCTGCGGTGGAAGCCAGGAGTTAG
- a CDS encoding amino acid ABC transporter permease gives MTSLRDHHDQTRPPFWRDERIIRIVLQALFLVAVAVGLSILYRNMVIGLAKAGLDLGFDFLKNSANFGISEGIPYTPADSYFKAFIVGLVNTIWVSVVSIVLSTIMGFALGVARLSSNWLARQLASGLTEIFRNIPVLLIIIYWYQAVFLGLPQVESGFSLFNMAYFSQRGLAYPQPDVILLPTLVLMVLVGWGSWKLLQRWRPDLNERWAGVISLVGALLVAGLVWAFSGRDPFALDVPKMVGFNLQGGGQISAEFLGILLGLVAYTGTYIAEIVRGGFQAVPKGQREAARSIGLSEMNAFRLVIAPIALRSIIPSLNTQYQTLIKNSSLATAVGYPDLFGVGSIIVNQSGKTVEVFTMIMLSYLALNLLVSLGMNWLNERVKLVER, from the coding sequence ATGACTTCCCTTCGAGATCATCACGATCAAACTCGGCCTCCATTCTGGCGCGACGAACGCATAATCCGGATTGTCCTACAGGCCCTCTTTTTAGTTGCAGTCGCGGTAGGGCTTAGTATTCTCTACCGCAATATGGTCATCGGCTTGGCAAAAGCAGGCCTTGACTTGGGCTTTGATTTTCTCAAAAACTCAGCTAACTTCGGGATCTCTGAAGGGATTCCCTATACCCCCGCCGATAGCTACTTCAAAGCGTTTATTGTGGGGCTAGTTAACACCATTTGGGTATCGGTGGTCAGCATTGTCTTGTCGACCATCATGGGCTTTGCGCTGGGCGTTGCTCGTCTCTCCAGTAACTGGCTAGCTCGACAACTGGCCTCCGGCTTGACCGAGATCTTCCGCAATATTCCGGTTCTACTGATCATTATTTATTGGTATCAAGCCGTTTTCCTGGGCTTACCCCAAGTAGAAAGTGGCTTCTCGTTATTCAATATGGCTTACTTCAGCCAGCGGGGCTTAGCTTACCCGCAACCCGATGTCATACTACTGCCCACCCTAGTCCTGATGGTGCTGGTTGGTTGGGGCAGTTGGAAACTTTTGCAGCGCTGGCGACCAGACCTAAACGAGAGATGGGCAGGTGTCATATCGCTAGTGGGGGCTTTGCTGGTCGCAGGTCTCGTCTGGGCCTTCTCAGGTCGTGACCCTTTTGCTTTGGATGTGCCCAAGATGGTGGGCTTCAATCTGCAAGGCGGCGGCCAAATTAGTGCCGAATTTCTAGGGATTCTGCTGGGGCTCGTGGCTTACACCGGCACTTATATTGCCGAAATCGTGCGAGGCGGCTTCCAGGCTGTACCTAAGGGCCAACGAGAGGCAGCGCGTTCAATTGGCTTATCAGAAATGAACGCCTTTCGCTTAGTCATCGCGCCGATTGCCCTGCGCAGCATTATTCCTTCCCTGAATACTCAGTATCAAACTCTGATCAAAAACTCTAGTTTGGCAACAGCGGTTGGCTATCCCGATTTGTTTGGTGTAGGCAGCATCATTGTGAACCAGTCGGGCAAAACCGTCGAAGTCTTCACCATGATCATGCTGTCCTACTTAGCCCTGAATTTGCTGGTTTCCCTAGGGATGAACTGGCTCAACGAGCGAGTCAAATTGGTGGAGCGTTAA